In the Nicotiana tabacum cultivar K326 chromosome 16, ASM71507v2, whole genome shotgun sequence genome, one interval contains:
- the LOC107760594 gene encoding uncharacterized protein LOC107760594: MTTIQEVEVFDIWKIDFIGLFVSSYGNKYILVAVDYVSKWVEAMALPTNDAKGVIGFLRKNSFTRFGTVRAIISAGGIHFGNRAFARLLEKYRVSYKVATPYHPQTSMQVEVSNREIKSVLTKKMNVTWTDWARKLDDALWAYRTTFKTPVGMSLYKFVFVKSCHLPVKFEHTALLALQQLNLDMETKHN, from the coding sequence ATGActacaattcaagaggtggaagtgtttgacATATGGAAGATTGATTTTATAGGACTATTTGTCAGCTCGTACGGTAACAAGTACATATTGGTAgcagttgactatgtctccaaatgggttgaagctatgGCTCTTCCAACAAATGATGCCAAAGGAGTGATAggatttttaagaaaaaatagtTTCACACGTTTTGGCACTGTGAGAGCTATAATCAGTGCTGGTGGAATCCATTTTGGCAATAGAGCGTTCGCAAGGCTATTAGAAAAGTATAGAGTTAGCTATAAGGTTGCCACACCTTACCACCCGCAAACAAGCATGCAAGTAGAAGTGTCCAACAGGGAAATTAAAAGTGTCCTAACCAAGAAAATGAATGTGACTTGGACTGATTGGGCAAGGAAgttggatgatgcattatgggcgtaccgcacaacatttaaaactccaGTTGGTATGTCTCTATACAAGTTTGTGTTTGTTAAATCATGCCATCTTCCGGTGAAATTTGAGCATACAGCTTTATTGGCACTGCAGCAGTTGAATTTGGATATGGAAACCAAGCACAACTAG